In Candidatus Stygibacter australis, the following proteins share a genomic window:
- a CDS encoding ATP-binding protein — EFYEVNDIYSHRSGISEFNSSGLGLGLATAQKIVALHGGKIWAAANDNGKGTTFYISLPLADVKDAKL; from the coding sequence AGGAGTTTTATGAAGTAAATGATATTTATAGTCACAGATCGGGTATATCGGAATTTAATTCCTCTGGTCTGGGCTTAGGACTTGCCACAGCTCAGAAAATAGTTGCACTTCATGGAGGTAAGATCTGGGCAGCAGCAAATGATAATGGTAAGGGAACAACCTTTTATATTTCCCTTCCTCTGGCAGATGTAAAAGATGCCAAACTGTAA